The nucleotide sequence GGACTTTGGATAACCAACGATATGGGAACCCAGACTGCAGCATATTTTAGCCCAAAAAGTTATCAAGAACTGTTTAAAGAAAACGACAGGAGAATTGTTCAGGCTTTACATTCAAGAGGGAAAAAGGTTATGTTTCACTCTCATGGAAATGTTATGTCACTTTTTGAAGACTTTGTTGAAGCTGGTTTTGATTCCATCGATCCCCTCGATGCTTATGATGGAATGGATTTTAGATCCATAAAGGAAAAGTATGGTAAAAAGGTTACCCTCAAGGGTGGTATTAGTTGTACGATTGGACAAATGAAAAAAGAGGATTTATTGAAGCACATTCAAGATATAGTAACTATTGGTGGAGAGGAAAGGTTTATCCTTTCAGGAGCTGGAGGCGTCCCTCCGGAAATGAGTCTGGAAAATTTTAATGCTTATCGTGATTTTATTTATCGAGCAAGAAGAGGCGATTATAAAAAAACCTAATAAATACAAATATAAAAGAGTTAATTATTAAATTTCTTTGTTATAATGAATTCCATACTATTGAAAGGAGGTATGTTGGAAAGCACTCTGTAATGATTAAAACCCTTAGGTTCGCTCAATGAGGGTAAAGAATGATAAGGATTTTTAAAGGAGGAAAACAGGAATGAAAAGAATCATAGTTCTAAGCTTAATTGTTGTTAGTGTCTTGTTAATTGCTATTGTACCAACATTTGCAGCCGAGAAACGTTTTGATGGTGTAACATTAAAAGTCTTTGCCAACTCCCACGATCCCATGTTAAAAGCAGTAAAATGGTCAGTTCCAGTAGTGAAGGAGAAATTCGGGATTGACATTTTAATGGACGAAGCCCCTTATGGAACTCAATTTGATAAAGCCATGTCGGCATTTGTAGCCCACACTGGTCAATATGATGTCATTGTTGGTGCCCATCAATGGACAGGAGCTTGGGCAGATGGTGGTTATGTGATCCCACTGGATGATTTTATAAAAAATGATCCAGAATTCGATCCATCAATCTACGTAGAAAAAGCTTATCAAATTAATTCCGAGTGGAAAGGGAAACAATATGCCCTTCCTTTCAACATGGAAGGTCGTTTAATGTTCTACCGGAAAGACATTTTTGAGAAAGAAGGATTTAAAGTACCGACCAATCGGGAGGAATGGCTCAACATAGTTCAATCGATTAATAATAACCCAGAATACAAAGAAAAAGGAATCTGGGGAGCCGTTTACATGTATGCAACTGAACAGGGTATATCTTATCCTTTTGAGACCTATTTCCAAATGTTTGATTGGAATAGTATAAAAACTGAAAATGGTTTTTGGGATGAAAATTTCCAAATCTGTATCGATAAACCAAAAATGGTCGAAGCCTTCCAATACTGGCAAGATCGTTTAAAAGATATGCCTCCTGGAGTTGAAAGTTACAATCTCCCCGAAGCTTACCAATTCTATATCGATGGAAAAGCAGCAATGACCGAGGTCTGGCCGCTTACCCTTTATGGTATGCTTCTTGATCCGGCTAATGCAGATTTAAGAGCAAAAACCGGTACAGCTGATATAGCCATCGGTTATCCAATGTCAGGTGGATGGGGAATATTCATTTGTGCAGACTCGAAAATCCAGGAAGCTGCTTGGGAATATATTAAATTCATGACCACTGCCGAGAATGACCTCTTTTTCTTCAAGGAATTTGGTAAAGGACCAAGCGCAAAAGCAACTTATACCGATGATTCTTTAAAGGAAACCTACGGCGATTGGCTCAAAGGTCAGTCGGAAGCAATATCTAAAGCGGTTTCTTATGGAAAAATTGCTACTATGTCGGAACTCTATGGCGGAAATTTTGCAGTAATTACCAACCAGATTATGACCGGCAAGTTGCCAGCTGAAGAAGGTGTCGATAAACTGATTGAAGAACTAAAAGGTATTCTTGAAAGAGCTGGTTATCCTCAGAAATAAACCTAATTCTCCAATAAAAAAAATAGTTATGGGGAGAATAGTTGAAATTTCTCTCCATAACTATTGATTAGGGGACTGCTTATGATTGAAAAAAGGTTAAAATATTATTTGATACTGCCTGCTTTTATAATTTTCCTGAGTTTAGCGATTTACCCTTTATTTTTTGCTTTGAGAGGAAGTTTTTATATATGGCGCTATGGAATGCCTGCTCAATTCGTGGGTTTAAAAAATTATATCGATCTTTTTAAATCGAGTTTTGCTTGGAATGCCTTACAAAATACCATTATATATGTTATTCTTGCTGTTTTTTTAGAGTTGATAATTGGTTTAGTATTAGCCGTTCTTATGAATCGAGAGCTTGGTTTTTTCCGTCCGGTCGTTCGAACTGCACTCACGATACCAATGTTTGTGTCACCAATAGTGGTAGGTATTATCTGGAGGATGATTTACAATCCCCATTATGGTCTATTCAACTGGCTTTTGGGTACTCAGGGTTTTGCTCCGACCGGAAATGAGTATGCTCTCTTTTTTGTTGTATTAGCTGATGTTTGGCAATGGACGCCCTTTATGTATGTTATTATTTTAGCTGCACTCCAAAGCATACCACCCGAAATTTTAGAAGCAGGTGAAATCGATGGAACAACCGGGTGGCAAAAATTTATTCATATTACCCTTCCCTCTATTTCTTATGCTATTATAATTGCCCTTACCTTGCGTTTTATGGATGCTACCAAAGCGTTAGATCTTATTTACACTTTAACTTATGGAGGTCCAGGTGGTGGAACCGAAACCATTGGATTCCTCATTTTCCGCACAGCTTTCAACGATTTAAATATTGGATCTGCAACATCATTTGCATTAATTTTTACCATCGTTATGGGAATTCTTATTACCAGGTTCCTGGGATGGTTGAATAGGAGGTTCGAAATTGTTTAAGCCTCGTAAAAAATCAAAAAAACAAATGGTTAACACTGCAATTATCTTAATTATTGCCGTTTTTACCATTTTATACCTCCTACCTATTTATTGGATGGGTATCACCTCTTTTCGGCCGGAGGCAAAATCAATGTCTTGGCCTCCCAATTTTTCTCCCACAGGTTTAGTGATGGATAATTATCGAGTTGTATTTGAGCAAAAGTCGATTTTTTGGTATATCAGAAACAGTTTGATCGCATCAATAATTTCGGTTATTTTTTCGCTGGTTATTGGGTGCATAGCAGCGTTTTCTTTTGCCTTCATGCGGTGGAAGGCAAAAACCAAAACCTCTTTGCTGATATGGATCATCAGCCTGCGAATTATGCCTCCAATAGCTGCTGCCATACCTCTCTTTTTAATATTTGCCAGGCTTCGAATGATCGATACCTTTCCAGCGCTCATTCTCGCCTACACTTTTTTTAATCTCTCCTTTGTGATTTGGTTGGTTTATGGATTCTTTAAGGA is from Candidatus Atribacteria bacterium ADurb.Bin276 and encodes:
- a CDS encoding putative ABC transporter-binding protein precursor, which codes for MKRIIVLSLIVVSVLLIAIVPTFAAEKRFDGVTLKVFANSHDPMLKAVKWSVPVVKEKFGIDILMDEAPYGTQFDKAMSAFVAHTGQYDVIVGAHQWTGAWADGGYVIPLDDFIKNDPEFDPSIYVEKAYQINSEWKGKQYALPFNMEGRLMFYRKDIFEKEGFKVPTNREEWLNIVQSINNNPEYKEKGIWGAVYMYATEQGISYPFETYFQMFDWNSIKTENGFWDENFQICIDKPKMVEAFQYWQDRLKDMPPGVESYNLPEAYQFYIDGKAAMTEVWPLTLYGMLLDPANADLRAKTGTADIAIGYPMSGGWGIFICADSKIQEAAWEYIKFMTTAENDLFFFKEFGKGPSAKATYTDDSLKETYGDWLKGQSEAISKAVSYGKIATMSELYGGNFAVITNQIMTGKLPAEEGVDKLIEELKGILERAGYPQK
- the sugA_7 gene encoding Trehalose transport system permease protein SugA, coding for MIEKRLKYYLILPAFIIFLSLAIYPLFFALRGSFYIWRYGMPAQFVGLKNYIDLFKSSFAWNALQNTIIYVILAVFLELIIGLVLAVLMNRELGFFRPVVRTALTIPMFVSPIVVGIIWRMIYNPHYGLFNWLLGTQGFAPTGNEYALFFVVLADVWQWTPFMYVIILAALQSIPPEILEAGEIDGTTGWQKFIHITLPSISYAIIIALTLRFMDATKALDLIYTLTYGGPGGGTETIGFLIFRTAFNDLNIGSATSFALIFTIVMGILITRFLGWLNRRFEIV